Part of the Hevea brasiliensis isolate MT/VB/25A 57/8 chromosome 16, ASM3005281v1, whole genome shotgun sequence genome is shown below.
taaacgattttgggttaaatcctcggaaatgtgtaatgcttctaggtcatgttgtactattctcctccaagtcaatttaggtctatctattcttttctttttatcttctaacctaatatgctctacttATCTAATTGAAGTTTTCCTTAAGTCGCTCTTAAACCTCCCATAAACCGCTTTCAAACCGTACTTCAAACTGTCTTAAACTGTCATTTTTCGAACTGTTCTTTAAACTGTTTTAAACCGGGGCTTGAACCGAAACCGAAACCGAAACCGGCGGTTCAAGAACCGTCTTTCAAACCGTCCCATGAcgatttggttcaggttcataatttTATTGAACCTGAACCGACGGTTCAAGAATCGTAACCGGCGattcctgaaccgtggccacccctaattAGGAGAGATAATAATTACGTAGCCAGCTTGATGGCTAAAAATGCCTTTCTCGTTTGTAGCAATGTTCGTGCCTAGGTGAAATGGACCAAACACTGTTTGGAGGTGGTTGTGGTTCGCACCAAAACATGCAAATCTAGTTCAGCAATTTTGAAGGACTATGACTAGATCACAAGGTCTCCCTTTATTGGAAATTTGATAGATTATACACGTAGCtaaaatcataaatttaaaattttaattccttaCTCAATCgtgtttaaatgaaaaaaaaatataattaattataatttagagCATATACATTAGAGAGAGTGGAAAATATCTCTTTCCTTCTACAGTGGCTACTAATAACTAGTTTATCAAAAAAGAAAAACTTTTTATGTAGGGTTTTTATAACTCTTTAAATTAGTTAATTACATATTCACCCCTAAGAAATTAAATATCCCAAAACttttaaaaaattgtaattaagTCATTATTTAATTGCATGAGTCAAAACAATATTCCACCTtgcacaaatatttcacaatcttcACTCAAAGAACATATACAACATTATCCCTAATTTGCATTCGTGATTATTTTTTCACACTTTTTTTGATAATATTAGTTATTCAATAGTTATTAACTATATTAATATTGGTTaactattaattatttatattataatttaaaataaaaatatttaataaaaataatcactaaattgattattaaatataaaaataataatattatattattgattctaattaaaatatttgcttaatttttaaaaatttaaaaaggtaactttttcataaattatttttttaatatttaaatattattataaatattatataatctaataatataaaattaaaacattaaattatatcttaaaaattattattaaacagAGGCTTTCAAATCCAAACctattttaaatttatcatattATTCAAACTGGTACTATTGAAATTTAGTGGATGATATCTCTAAATGATAACCAAAACAGGACGGTGGATATAACTAGCTGCAAGTTTCCTTTGGCTTTCATGAACACCGACTCTAtccattatttattttttttctaaatccaTTACTTATTTTTTAAGTAGAATATTCAACTAGCAAAAGTATGAAAAAatcaatatttaatattaaatttaacatATGTGCAGAGAGAGAGAGTAAAATAATAGATACTTATTATCAAATTAATACTATTAAAAATCGTAACgacaattgaattaaaatttaagaaaatccaaagagacgaagaagatgaaatataaacaaacaaaaaattatatttacatgaaaaaataataaatagactAATAGCATAGGATTCCAGATTTCCCTTACTCTCTCAAACAATTGTCTGTTTTTTCAATCTtacgttaaaaaaaaaaatgcagtcAGAACTCATAACTCACAACTCAGACCCGCGTGACTCATTTCCTCAGCATTTACACTTCACTTTActctttttctcttctctctcttccCTCGCACTCTCACTCCCTCCCCTCTTTTTCTTCGCACGCCAAACACTTGCTTATCTCTGTCTCCGCTTCCAAACATGGCCGAAGATTCTTCTGTTTCTACTGCCCCACCGCCAGAAGTCCAGGCTCCGTCACCTGCACCTGTGGCTGAAAAGAAGGAAATAGAAGCCTCTCTGCCTGCTCCACCTTCAGTTGTGGAAGAGTCTGAATCGCCGGTCATTATAGAGAAAGAAGAGCCACCACGGCCAACTACACCGCCGCAAGAGTCTAAATCACTGGCGGCTATGATGGAGAAAGATGAGTCTTTCTTTTCTCCTCTGCCGTCTGCGGCTGCGGAGGAGACAGGTGAGGAAATGGCCGAGTCTGTAGTTAGTAAAGAAGAGGTTGTTGTGGTTGAGGCTGGGAAAGAGAAGCAAATTGAAGAGCAAAAGATTCCTCAGACTTTGGCTTCGTTCAAGGAGGAGAGTAACATAGTGGCTGATCTCTCTGATTTTGAGAGGAAAGCTTTGGAAGAACTGAAGCAGTTGGTTCAGGAAGCTCTCAATACAGACCAATTTAGctttccaccaccaccaccaaaaGAAGAAGAGGGACAGAGTGTTACTCCACAAGGACAAAATACCCAAGAAATTCCTGCTTTGTCATCTGAACCGACCTTGGATACTCCTTCAAAAGCTGAAGCACCCTTGTCAGAATCTGATGTCAGTACAGAGATTAAACCACCACCACCCCAAGAATCAAAAGTTGAAGAAGGAACCCAATCCAAAGAATCCCAAGAAGAAGCTAAAAAAGAAGAGCCAAAGCTTGCATCTCCTCCAGAGGAAGTCTCCATATGGGGGATTCCTCTTCTCAAGGATGATAGAAGTGATGTGATACTCTTGAAGTTCTTGAGGGCCAGGGAGTTCAAAGTAAAAGATGCATTTATCATGATCAAGAGCACAATCCGATGGAGGAAGGAATTTAAAATCGATGAACTTCTTGATGAAGATCTAGGCGATGATTTGGATAAAGTTGTGTTTATGCATGGTCATGACAGGGAGGGGCATCCTGTGTGCTATAATGTGTATGGGGAGTTTCAGAATAAAGAATTGTATCAGAAGACATTTGCTGACGAGGAGAAGAGAATGAAGTTTCTGCGGTTTCGGATTCAGTTCTTAGAGAGGAGTATAAGGAAGCTTGATTTTAGTCCTGGTGGTATTTCTACTATCTTTCAGGTTAATGATCTCAAGAATTCTCCAGGACCTGGAAAACGGGAGCTTAGGTTGGCCACCAGCCAGGCTCTTCAATTGCTTCAGGACAATTATCCTGAGTTTGTAGCTAAACAGGTATTGTTTTGCTCATGATTTTACAATCTTGATTCGATTATGATTGAAGTGCAATTGGATAGTATATTTTtggtttgtaaattattttgggtttgcATTTCTATAGGTGTTCATCAACGTCCCTTGGTGGTATCTTGCTTTCTATACAATGATCAGTCCATTCATGACCCAGAGGACCAAAAGCAAATTTGTATTTGCAGGCCCATCAAAATCTGCTGAGACCCTTTTCAAGTTGGTCGATTCTCTGTTTATTTAATTTTGCTAAATTGGCATTCAATATTGGTTTCTTGAAGTTCTTAGCTTTCTTTTTGTGGTTAATTTGAGCACTAAATTTTTTGTGGTTAAAACAGATATATATCACCTGAGCAAGTGCCTATTCAGTATGGTGGCTTGAGTGTGGATTACTGTGATTGCAACCCTGAATTTACTGTTGCCGATCCTGCAACTGAGATAACTGTGAAACCAGCAACCAAGCAAACTGTGGAAATTATAATTTATGAGGTGCAATTGAGTTTCTTCTTTATTTGTTAGTTCTTGCAATTGCTACATTCTTCTTGGTATATTCATTCTTTATAatgaactttatttttaattctgGCTATGGTAGTGATCATTTTTATTTGTTGATGGAATTTTTTCTCTGTATTTAGTAATTTCAAATTGGTGCATTGCAGAAATGTATAATTGTCTGGGAAATCCGAGTTGTGGGGTGGGAGGTGAGCTACGGTGCTGAGTTTGTGCCTGATGCTAAAGATGCATATACAGTCATCATACAGAAACCGACAAAATTGGCCCCAACCGATGAACCAGTGGTGACTAGCAGCTTCAAAGTTGGTGAACTGGGTAAAATCTTGCTCACAGTGGACAATTCAACCTCAAAAAAGAAGAAACTTCTCTACAGGTTCAAGATCAAACCCTTCTCAGATTGAGGATTTCACTATATTCAATGCCTTAAGTTTCAGATAGTTGGATGTggaaattgaattaatttttctCTAGTTTCTGGGTGATATTTTACTTTCCCCTATTTCTGTTTCTTGGCTTCGGTTCTTCATGGTGAGTGGCATACTGGTACTGGTGCTGAATAGCAAAATGggtttggccatggttcctttcTGTCAATAATTTTGGGCAAACAAGCACTTATGAGAGTAAATGAAGAGAAATATTGTTGTAGAACTTAATGAGATGTTTTGCAGTGTACATTTACTTGTATGTGGATGTCTATATTTTTGGATCATTTTAGTAATGTACACTAAACGATTATATCATTGATTGACATAATTAAATCTTCATGCTCCTGCAATGGATCTTCTTTGAATGTGGTAATACTAACTTAGCAGCTCATCGATTTCTGAAACCAATGGTATCCCTTATTTTCAGCATTCCAATTATCCATCTTTAGTATAGTTCATCTATCTCACCGGTCTCTGGCTGCACTTGCATGTTTGATGGTTGTTTGGGTCAAGTAAACATTGTCAGCATCAAAACCCAGTTTGTTCATTTGGAAAAGAAAGCAGAAAACtgggaaaaattaaaaaaaaaaaaggttgaatTTGTCCTTGGAAGGGATatgtttcatgaagaaaacatgtTATGGATGGGAAGGTCAAAGTAGTTTGGTAGCAGAAAATGAGAGGACAATTGATCAGCAGATGCATGTGCCTTGCTTGTTGCATCGTCTGTTGTCGTCTACTCCTGTGTCAAATTGTTATGGCTTCTGTGGGATTTACTGCAAAGAATTCACCAAACTGAAGGTGCTTGGACCAGGTCTTTGATCATTGCATCATAACTTCATGCGAAGAAAACTCTCATTACAGCCATGGATAAAAGAACTATTGATCATGAGTTTAATTTCTAGATTATTTCTCAAATATTTATTATGTgtgtaaatttcttaattttgacATGATATGGATTGCAACTGACtaaattttatggttggaaaatgCCAACAAATTATGATGATtctttatgataattattttttttcttgtatatgATTGTCATTTTCTTTGAAAGTATATGTTTATTTTTGCATGATTTTTCCAGATTCATATGCTTCTTGGACCACAGGAGTTTAATAGAGGCCATCAATTATCATTGCTTTCAAAAACCACTGATATTTCTGTTATCATTAGTCTGGATTTATTCTATAGTGCCTGCATCTCACAAAAAACTTTTTGCAGATAATACAGCTTCTATTCCACTGAAAAAAGAATCTCCCCCTCTCCCCCCCCacccaaccaaaaaaaaaaaaaaaaaaaaaaaaaaaaccctttccACTGTCATTTCTTGCTCATCTTAAAACTGGATTAATCTCTCTATCAAATTCATACTCTGGAAGAGAAATAAGCATCGAATATGGTCATGATCAAATAGAATATCAAAACTATTTTAAATAGAAATATATGGATTTGTTTTTGTGATTTAACTCTATTAGACATTAAATCTgtatcaattttcaaaatttgtaaATCCTTTGACGATCACAGAAAGCTAAATTGCTCTTCCAATAATGTTGTCTATGAATTGGATTGAACTTGAATTTTCTCCGTAGACTTTATCATTATACTCAACACTTATTAGTCGATTTTTTATATCTTATCAATGTACTCAACACTTGTTTGTCGGTTAATCGTCTATTCTTTAGTGTAAGAATTCAAACATAGTCATTTTGATCAAAACTTTGAACACTCAAATATAAGTGATAATGGTGCTTTCACTAAGGGAGACAAAATAAAGCCTTCATTGATGGAAATTCATGCTATTTGTGAAGTTAGGCTAAAATCCCCAATAAACCGTCAAACTTAATCACTTTCACTATGTTGGCATATTTTACACACGTTACTAAGTGGGATCAGAGTAAAACTATGAGCGTAGGCAAAGAAGCTTGTGAAACCAAATAGTGTTTGATTTTATTGTTGGCATTTCCCTCACCTTTCTCTTATGTTTATTAACTTCCATTCTCCAGTTTAACCTAgcttaattcaataattaaaagataaattacTCATCTAATATAGTTAAGTTCGAGTCTTCACTCTTCTAATctttttactaaaaaaaattacttccatttttcatttaaaatagGACTCAAATTGAACCCTCAATTTCAAATTAAAAGTGCAGCTTTAAGATGCTTTATTTGGTTGGCATAtgattaagaatttaaaaattgttggttttggttatgatTACTGAGCTTAGGTCTAGAAATTAACAACCCCAGCAAGCATTCATTGAATGGAATTAATTTGTTGGGCTTTCAATTTTTAGGTTGATTATGTTAGGTGAGTGGCTTCACCTTTTCTTTCACTAACTGTGCTTTTCTTCACAGGCGTGACCAAACTCAATACTTTAGGACCTATTTGCATCACAATCATTCTTGGATTGTTTATATGCTCACACAATTCTCAAACATCAAATACTTCGATGGGAACTCAAATTTGAGACATCACAAttctaaaaataattcaaatattattAAGTTTCGATTAAAATTTTAACTCAAAATATTATAATTCTGAGATAATTTCAATAGTGCTGAGCATATTTCTCacattttcttaaaatataacaTAGATTTCAACaataaatttaattgttaaatgtagtatttaattgtaaattaaatatgaaatttatatttataaattattttattgtgGGATGTCATCAACCAAACATGCCTTTAAATTTGcatgctattttctttcattgagTAGTTTAAAGTATTTATATAATATGTAGATACATGGATTATtatatttacatttaatttatatattcataaaatatatatttataaaccaAGAATGATGAAATCCCAGTTGCATGCTGGAATCCTCTGAACATTAATGCCAATGTAACAGCGTTGGTGAAGACAGCAAATGCCTTTGGAGTTTTGTGGATGCCTCACATGGGAAGCATCATTAGGAGTCACTACTTctcaaatttaataatatttgtttgcttctattattattattattacataagAAAGAACTAATTAAATACAATTTCAATACAGTCAATTACgttcattaattaaaaaaaaaatcttctcaatttttattaattacaaaattaatttactaaaaaaataattttgaatatcaaaatttaaatattaagtgTACAAAATAAATTGATAGACATGtttaatgtgatttaattaattcttaatttatttttttaaataatttttatataacaataaaaaatttttacatatcaaattaaattttattatatctaTAAAGACCAAAAACTTTaaactaattttttaaataaaaaaattgagaatatatgaaaaataaaattatgttGACGTATGAAATTCTTTAAATCTTTAATATGATAatcttaaattattaaatttcttttataattaattctataaaaattttatcaatattcaatacaatataaaaaaaaaaactcaaatatttatatattgttcaaaTTAAATTTGCTCATACTAAAATCATAAAAACTAATAATATTATTTGAgcaattttgctataagaaaatAGCTAATTTGAATATTGaagataattaaattattaataaaagataagCTAATTTGAATATTGaagataattaaattattaataaaagataagCTAATTTGaatattgaaaataattaaattattaataaaagataagCTAATTTGaatattgaaaataattaaattattaataaaagataaaagatataattattaaattaatgatttagCTCACTCAATAATATGcagattataaaaaatattttttttcttaattaaatattttatttagctTTTGAAAAatgtgaatttttttattttttaaaataaatatttctaaattttcatgcAAAATAAGGTAaactttaaactttatttagctACCTTAATTTTTCAAAAAGAGTGCTAATTTTTGAAGTTAGCCAAAAAAAAAAGGAGGCAATTGCCCCATCTTCATAACGTGGCTTCACCAATTAGGAATTTTTCTACTTAATATGAAAatcgaaaatataataaaatatgtgaaaataaaaaaagaataataTTTGAAGAACCTTATGTCAATAAACATTCTTTATTTATGTATATCTAGCAAATTAAGTCTTCTTTTTCATCGATTTTAAGGGTTTATTCTTCCCCATCTATAAGATGTATtaatgataaataattttaaaaactttttaataaaaccaaatctTAATTAATAAAGAAAATTTTTCATTCTTATCAACTAAACTAATTTTATTGAGTGTTTCGTTATATTTTTAAGACATCTAAAGCCTCTTTCATATTGAATGAAGGTTTTGCCCTTTCTCCTCAtgagccaattttaggtcattgcTCACTAGTGGAAAATTGGGATAATCTTTTGAGAAAATTttctaagaaaattaaaaaataagttttatatttatatatgctAGTTTCTCAAGATTAACTAAGTTTTGAAAAATAGTTTTAAGTTGTTTAAaaacatttataattaaaattatactataattttttataattaaaattaaataattatttataaaatatttatttataatgataaaaaaactaattatattattataaaataaatgaatagctcatattaataaatttaaaagaaaaatatatttttaaatatacaataatatattattttagttatgaaagatatgaataatttttttatttttaactagaaaattaattttttttaatttataaagagaacatatttttttatatttttttaatttcatttagaaaataaaaattaaagtactcttagaaaataaaaaattaaaaatcaaaaactTTTTTAAGAAATATACAGCCCTTAATTTCTCTTCCTTGGGTTTAATCACAACGATCATTTACAATTCCttggtgtgtatatatatatatatatatatatatatatatatatatatatatatatatatatatgtatatgtacgaATGTTTCCAATTTATTAAGTGTGAAATAATCATTTTTTTCTATTGTTAGGGGAAAAAATAGGAtatatttaattcaatgattataatCAATTTCAAGTAATAAATTAacgattaaaatttttaattcttagtgatatatttataattcaaacaataaattattaaatttttcaaaaaaaaaaactttaaaaaaattaatttaaaaaataagattttatttgtttcaccaaaaaaatattttttatatttatttttaagaaaaatattttttgttttttttaaaaaatttatttttatttttaaattttaataattttgttaaaatataaacatatttatacatatatataaaataaatatatatcattaatttaaattataattaatataaaaataattttttaaaaaatatttatataaattattttttataaaacaaataaagtttaaatttatcaaaattcaagtTGGCAATGTAGACCTAAAAGCTGAAAATGGGCTCCAACCATGAAATTAAACAAGCGCTTGTGTCTTTCATCTAGTTGGAAACATGGTTGTGTTCCAATAAGTAGTGCTGTAATGCAACAATCTTTGGTTGAAATGAAAATAGATCGTTTGATTGGACTAATTAGTGGGCCTATTTATGTATAAATCATGTTCATGGGAAGGGACAGTTCTTGGGCcaccttattattattattattattcattgTCTAAAAGTAGCCCATAAAttatgttgtttttttttttttttttaatttctttgatcAAATTGTCCATATTCTCTTttcttgaaaaagaaaaaaaaatccaacaGTCTTGTTGTTGGATTCCATAATCTCACTTGACTCTTGgtcagaaattaaaattttataagaatttaatttaattaattttttatattaattcttatatttaaaataaaaaaatttaatttttttaatttaaaaaaattaatttaaaaaaataaaaatcaaatataataatgtaagaatttaattaaatttttttcttataaataatttatttaatatatatatatatatagttgtttGTTTCCAAGGTTCAAAAATCATAAT
Proteins encoded:
- the LOC110636759 gene encoding patellin-3, which encodes MAEDSSVSTAPPPEVQAPSPAPVAEKKEIEASLPAPPSVVEESESPVIIEKEEPPRPTTPPQESKSLAAMMEKDESFFSPLPSAAAEETGEEMAESVVSKEEVVVVEAGKEKQIEEQKIPQTLASFKEESNIVADLSDFERKALEELKQLVQEALNTDQFSFPPPPPKEEEGQSVTPQGQNTQEIPALSSEPTLDTPSKAEAPLSESDVSTEIKPPPPQESKVEEGTQSKESQEEAKKEEPKLASPPEEVSIWGIPLLKDDRSDVILLKFLRAREFKVKDAFIMIKSTIRWRKEFKIDELLDEDLGDDLDKVVFMHGHDREGHPVCYNVYGEFQNKELYQKTFADEEKRMKFLRFRIQFLERSIRKLDFSPGGISTIFQVNDLKNSPGPGKRELRLATSQALQLLQDNYPEFVAKQVFINVPWWYLAFYTMISPFMTQRTKSKFVFAGPSKSAETLFKYISPEQVPIQYGGLSVDYCDCNPEFTVADPATEITVKPATKQTVEIIIYEKCIIVWEIRVVGWEVSYGAEFVPDAKDAYTVIIQKPTKLAPTDEPVVTSSFKVGELGKILLTVDNSTSKKKKLLYRFKIKPFSD